Part of the Aquimarina sp. MAR_2010_214 genome is shown below.
TAAAATTTTAAAAAGTAAAAAACCTTTCTTTTATTTTAGTGATATAGATAAGAAAGAATTAGTGTTTAGAGAAACGGTATCACAAGAATTATATACAATAAAAGATAGTATAGAAACAATACTATGGGAATTACATGATGAATTTAAAAAAGTTGGTATTTATCAATGTCAGAAAGCTACAGCTTTATTTCGAGGGAGAGAATATACCGTTTGGTTCACTACAGAAGTACCTGTTTCTCATGGACCATGGAAATTGAGAGGATTACCAGGTTTAATTGTGGAAGCTACTGATCAGACGAATAAATTTAAGTATGAAATTGCTAAAATAGAGTTAGGTGTAAACCCTTTAATGGTAGAAAAAAAAATAGTTATTCCTGATGATGTTAAGAAAATTCAGCCAATGTCGGTATATGTTGATGC
Proteins encoded:
- a CDS encoding GLPGLI family protein; the protein is MNRLKFLAALIILLGNSLIAQEKIQTGIVTYYNIVNNPNGMSFTSTWKLYFDNNKSMYIKSKETKAMNIPKEEVRGGTTIRTEIKILKSKKPFFYFSDIDKKELVFRETVSQELYTIKDSIETILWELHDEFKKVGIYQCQKATALFRGREYTVWFTTEVPVSHGPWKLRGLPGLIVEATDQTNKFKYEIAKIELGVNPLMVEKKIVIPDDVKKIQPMSVYVDAIKNEYENTMARARASLPKGARIAEDHECDECPKRNNRTKELYN